The DNA segment tttagatatttcgtccgcgaaataaaatctaaagacaaattaagataacaatatgaaacagaaaaccatgttttattacaacaactgtaattacatcttacatggtcatcaaaagtataaagcaaacaactcaggatattctgcttgcatacgactctcagtttcccaagttgcttcttcaatacctcggcgctgccactgtgcCATCACAAGttgtatagtcttgttccgaaatactttctcctttctgtctaagatacggattggtcgttcaacaaaagacagatctggctctagctgaatatcagtagactgaatcacatgagattcatcagctatatactgtcgaagtaacgacacatgaaaaacattatgaatactggaaagatttggcggtaacgccaaacgatatgcaacatcttcgatcttttccagtatctggaaaggtccaataaaacgaggagacaacttgcctttcacgccgaatctcatcaccttcctgaaaggtgatattcgtagaaacacatattcaccaggctcaaactgaagtggcctgcgacgaatattagcataactggcttgtctatcttgagtaactttgatcctatgcttgatcaaatctaccttgtctacaatctgctacaccaattcaggaccctcgaattgtcgttccccgacttcatcccagaataacggagtacgacaccgtcgaccgtacaatgcctcgaaaggtgccatatcaatactacgatgataactgttattgtaggcaaattcgatcaaaggtaactgatcctgccaagataagccaaagtccatgacagaagaacgtagcatatcctacaatgtacgaatcgtccgctctgactgtccgtcagtctccggatgatatgcagtgctcaaactcaaagtggtacccaacgcctgctgaaaactaccccaaaaacgtgaggtaaatcgcgggtctctatcactgactatgctcactggaatcccatgtaatcgcactatctcctggacatataagcgtgccatgcgatcataagaatactcccggttgtaaggaataaagtgtgctgatttcgtcaaacggtcaacaacgacccagatagcatcacactgacgtgaagtcataggtaagtgggtaacaaaatccatagtcacgtgctcccacttccattcgggaatctcaagattctgcagtaatccacctggtcgtcgatgttcagccttgacctgttgacaaaccaaacatctcgaaacaaattgatacacactcctcttcatccctttccaccagaatctagttcgcaagtccttatacattttcatgcttccaggatgaactgataatcgactcctatgagcttgagatagaatatcattcctgagctccgcaacattaggtacaaccactcgattagataagcataataaaccatctgcctgaaaatgaaatccagatgtattaactccattggctaaacgtgccaaacgccgagtcttaacatcaaatatctgagcatctctgatccgagaatataaTGTTGGCTCAGAaaaaatagtatacaaccgaatcccatttctccctttcttgtgcttgagaataaaactcaatgaacagcactcttgaatcatatgagatacttcactagtctgaagtgcagaaagtctcacctgccgactcaaggcatcagcagtaagattaacagaacctggatgatatttgatttcacaatcataatccttcagaagatccatccagcgtctctgtcgcatattcaactcagcctgagtgaataaatactttaaactcttgtgatccgtgaatatctcaaatttctcgccataaagataatgcctccaaatcttgagtgcaaatacaatggtggctaactcgagatcatgtactggataattactctcatgcgtcttcaactgtcgagaagcataggcaataacatgtccatgctgtgtcagaacatatcctaacccctgaccagaggcatcagtatagacaacataacctcctgatccagaaggtagagctagcacaggtgcagtagtaagacgtccacgcagctcgtgaatGACTcttcacaatccgaggaccatatgaaggcaacatctttccgtgtaagctgtgtcaaaggcctggccaactgtgcaaaattctcgatgaaccgacggtaatatccagctagacccaagaaactacgaatctcagcaaccgttgttggacgagaccagttcagcactgcctctatcttactaggatcaacagatatcccttcattagaaatcacatgaccgagaaatactacccgatcaagccaaaattcacacttgctcaatttcgcatacaactgcttatctcgtaacgtctgtaaaacaatcctcaaatgctgtgcatgctcatccttgtcatgagaatagacaagaatatcatcaatgaagacggtgacaaatctatccagatattctcgaaatacctgtttaatcagattcataaagactgccggtgcattcgtcaaatcgaatggcattaccagaaattcataatgcccgtatctggtcctaaaagcagtcgtagaaatatctgagtctcgtacccgcatctggtggtatccagatctcagatctatcttggagtaaacagaagtaccttgtagttgatcgaacaaatcatcaattcgcggcaaaggatacttattcttgatggtgacacgattcaactgcatgtaatcaatacataatcgcatcaatccatccttcttcttgacgaacaaaacaggtgctccccacggagaaatactcggacgaatatatcccttatcaagcagatcctgtaactgctgtttcaattccctcatctctgacggtgctagacgataaggtgctcgggatataggcgtagttcttggtactagatcaataccaaattcaacctctcgcaccggagaaaaaccagaatctcatcagggaatacatcaggaaactcactgactaccggtaactgatcaatacccatactactcatggacatatcaactgcatagataaggtagccctccccacctgactccaagacatgacatgccttcagagccgaaacaagtggcatcggaggtcgcgcaccctcaccataaaaataccagctatcaccctcggcatgatgaaactgtaccagacgctgataacaatccacagtagcgtgatacaaagtcagtatAACTAtccccaaaatacagtcaaaatctgccatcgctaatatcatcaaattagccaataacgtattaccctcaaactctagaaggcaacccaacactagacgcttagttactatctcctgctccaacggagtaggtACAACTAAAtacatatctaatgatacataaggtaatatatgtctcttaacaaagcgactagaaataaaggaatgtgatgctccagtatcaattaaaacaagtgcatgaataccacataacaaaaaggtacctgccaacatgcgatcgcttccctcagtagcctgttcttgagacagagcaaatacctgcccttgagtctggggacggtaaccagaagaactctgtggtgctggctgctgtcgtggaaaagtagaagcctaagatccaacctgtgatcccgatccactagcagaacccatgcgctgaggacaatctctccgcagatgtccctgctgaccgcaaatataacaagcaccagtagctctccgacatgaagctgcaggatgcttccctccacagtgactacaaaactcctccttcttcttcttctttccaaaacggaacatacctcgtgaaccacgagatccagatgaagtagtaggagtagaagaagacgtaggtccagattgcacaacagattgagctcgaggctcaaaagatccactaggatGTGCTGGAATCAACaactgtgcacgcctgttgctggtctccacaagacgacaacggttcaccaaagtctcataagatactgggtcatcacagacaacaacctgtgagtagatatcttggttcagaccTTGTAGGAagagatcatacttcgatgtatcactctcattaatatgaggactgaaaggtagcagatcaagaaatcgttgctgatattgatcaatagtcattgatccttgcctcaaagtaagcaactccatcgatcgtgcttggcgaacagctggaggaaaatacagtttctggaactgctgacagaaatctccccaagtcacctgtcctctctcagtacgtgcctgagcagctttggcatcccaccaaaaacgtgctcgatcctctagaacaaattctaaaacttccaatttctgatcctcagtacaatcgaaagcacgaaaagtactctcgagtttagacatccaacttcttgcttgtttaggattctcgcctcccactaaaggtttcggtcctacttgcataaatttattgatagagtagcgacgtctaccctcatgatgacgatgttgatcatcatgatggcggtgatgacgatgatgatgactacctccctggccaacactaccgtgactctcatcagccatatcctgaaaagaattgcacattaaaatcccaaatgcgcaagaattactcaaaaataattctaaatcccaagtactaatcccaaaatctaagcatgctttgataccaaaaatgtagtgaccctgcatggtatcacctactaactggcaactaatagcatgcataaaacttaatacatcaaaataacttaacagagtaaaaacgtgcggaaacttaaccataatttacaaatcagcttagtaacataatccaggcttaaatctgtagtgatacaaccaaatcgaagaacttaaaagtaaacattatacaactaaaacaaatcctgctgtataaattcccctgaaaagctccggctccctagtcctgcctcgaactaccggctccgtccattcTGCGACCTgcctcatggaatagggtgtccaagataacaagtaggacgtgagcgctaacgcccagtacatagacatgagtaaacaaatgtatataatgcatgctacatgatgactggtaaagggtcatctgaaaagtcatgctcagaaccggcgccacatgagtgctgccaccgcaggGATCtacctctgggtacaaccacactcttctagtacaccagagtaaacagacataaatgcccccgccgtcacggtactctcagtgatagactatcgagtatagagctgagcggctctatagtcaagtataacaaggtataggctcaacgtgtatatgcacatgacatatgaatatagaaagcggtaaatcatatatcatgccatataataatgccaaataaatgcaacatataaacatgtatactcgctggcaatctcagtcaatgtgtacgtacctctaggctagttcaagtatagtaggatcctaggttccaagcctatattcaaaagttcaccgtatcactacataaattctataagccttaactaagctaataagtactcccaaaacttaaatagatttccgaaccataccttcgtccgtagatagccctttggagtcgctagtcccggatgactataaccactccttggttattctagaacctctattataaccgatagggccctcaaatgtataactcacactatataactgaaaaaggaacctcgggaattcgtatttagaaatgaatctgggaagtcctatttataggcaaatttcccggccaggatcggaaccaccgatctcgggatcggagcttccgatccagctcacgccttgcatgtatgacacgccgggatcggaacgtccgatccgacgatcggagcttccgatctcgcctcctatcaacacttgtcaaaactcgtggctgagtcatcgggtaaagctggcaaccggagatcggaacgtccgttccaggatcggagcttccgatctcggtgcttccgctgagcttccgaagtggctgggatcggagcttccgatctaagttcggagcttccgatccggcccaaagtcaaaagcccaaattctcttccgaagtccaataacactccgaaattgattaattaccaacccttaattatgtttaacatattattatcttcaAATGAagtctgggttactacaatttatttttcgatgtgtttcttttctccccctaacattgagaagatttcttcattaaaatgacaatcaacaaaacgtgctgtaaacacatctcttgtctgaggctcaagatatcgaatgattgatggactatcataaccgatataaataccgatttttctttgaggacccatttttgatcgttgaggtggtgcaataggcacatacaccatacatccaaaaattctcagatgagaaatatttggttctttaccaaatgcaagctgcaatggggagaatttatgatatgcacttggtctgatgcgaattaatgccgcagcatgtaaaattgcatgtccccatatagaaatagggagttttgttctcataatcattggtctagcaatcagttgtagacgtttaatcaatgattcagctaatccattctgtgtatgaacatgagcaacatgatgttcaacagtaattcccattgacatacaatagtcgttGAAAGTTTGGAAaataaattctccagcattatcaagtcttattttcttgattgtataatcgggaaattgattccgcaattttattatttgagccattagttttgcaaatgccacattccgagttgacaataagcatacatgtgaccatctgctggaggcatcaatcaatacaataaaatatcgaaatggtccacatgatggatgaattggcccacaaatatcaccctgaaaacgttcaagaaatatgggtgattctgtttggattttagctggcgatggtcttataataagtttttcaagagaacatgatttacattgaaacttattattctgaaagatcttgtggtctttcaatggatgaccatgcgtattttcaataatttttcgcatcattattgaaccaggatgtctcaatcgatcatgccaattgattaatattaaagaactattaaccaccatatttgattcgattggccttatatgtgtataatgcaatccagtagggagcattgataatttttcaatcacatatttctttcctgatttataggtggtaagacacatatatttctgatttccatcagttatcgtctcagtatcatatccatgagaatatatgttattaaaactcaacaaatttcttttcgattgtggtgaatataaagcatcatttatcaaaaattttgtaccatttggtaacaaaaattgtgctataccacaaccttcaatcaagtctacaggacctgatattgtattcaccattatttttgtaggttttatttccaagaaatatctttcatctcgcaaaatagtgtgtgttgtaccactatccggtatgcaaatttccatgatattatttccatgtttgctcatagcatttttcatatcaaactttacaaaaatgcaataaagaaaaattaagttcaatacaaatgcaaaatataacatgctttataatacaagaatgcatgaaaaatacaaatttgttacaatctaaTTCCACAAATCTTTAATCAATGttttcgaaatcattcaaaaaatctgcagcattgaaactagttgaaccaattaaatggtcactattttcaacaaaattggtctcttttcctttcccctttgtcgattctttatagagcttacataggtgctcaggggttcgacaaatatgtgaccaatgtcctggagtgccacatctataacaaacactctcagttatttttgagtgattttcattttcactcgtattttcatgctgcctttttggtgggtggttcgtgacgttcttttgagatgagttattgaagtaactatctcgattattttcatatccacggccgcgaccacgaccgcgatcatttttacgtccacgtccacgcccacgtcctcgacctcgtccacgaccaaaatctggtctatgcctttgattttgatttttatttttcattacgacatttgcttcaggaaatgacgttgatccagtgggtcgggattgatgatttcttattaacaattcgttgttcttttccgccacaagaagacattcaatgagttcagaatatctcgtaaaaccacgcactctatactgttgctgtagagttatatttgatgcgtgaaaagtggaaaatgttttctcaagcatttccatctctgtgacttcaagtccacagaattttaattgcgagactattcgatacatcgcagaattataatcactgacttttttaaagtcttggaatctcagcgtattccattcatcacgggcggtcgggagtatcacttcccttatatgctcaaatctttctttcaaccctttccataaaatcattgggtctttttctgtgagatactcacatttcaaccttcatcaagatgtcggcgtaagaaaatcattgcctttgctttatcttgtgatgttgatatattaatttctttgatggtatcacttggacccaatgactcaagatgcatctcaacatcaagagtccatgacatataattttttccagtgatatcgagtgcaacgaattcaagctatgccaagtttgacatggtggtactagaaaaataacaatgcattttattagttaatttccattaatatgacaatacaaaataatggaaaaatgaaaattacaagtgcgtatacaaatagataaaaagtatgtggtggaacatcgctggtgagtacaagactcgtgagcatgatgatcataatcgttataaaaaatagccttataaatgccatcatctccatcttcgaaaaatcgagtaaaaatattttgagagaaagagtgaattttgatgtgattgaaaataagtttgagtgaacatatttataggccaaaaactagccgtttgtgaccgttgatggtaaagaaaaaatcgagtatatgttgaataaaaattcgtgataatgatgcaatgcatataatgataatcataattaaataattatgtatatcatatcacattattataagggcagtgtcgtagacagccttttatataatattgtgaaattataccaatatagttagtataaagtcaagtatagtatatcatatcacattattataagatcggtgtcatagacaaccttttatataataacatgaaattatacaaatatgattatattgttTAAGAACCTTAGAgtcttttatacttgtcgtatcccttaccgggagtgtgggatgtcgtcttaacatcctcccaggatttataacaagttttgaaaaaaacttatttttttttcataacatgatattatatattaatatatacacaataaaaatatataaacagtaaaataaaaattcttacttgttgaatatttttgacttctttttgtattttggagcgttcgaaattatagagaaccttcgagcgatcgtgctgataacgtgttgtgaaaaagtaaaaatttatggtaaaaagtaaaaactccaaaactcaaaatatatcaaactctacactttataatatttttctctcaactcaattgtatttttcatatcaaatgaagacctatttatagatcaacatttgagattagtccaaaaattaatacatcatcatctacatcatcacacactaattttccacattttacaactcaatattcaaccttcaatattcaatatttaacataataataatatatttttcaacaataataatattgtTTTCGATTGATTTATGATCTCGGATTTATCAGTTGGTCACATGTCTTCGTAACTTGCAGGAATCAAACATTGATTTGGAGGTTTTATTGATGGCAACAAGTTTCTAAAAGATTGGAATAAACTTTTTCATGTGATATcgtttataaaatataaatttttcctTCACTTCCATGTCTCGTTGCCTCCTATATATGAAATGCGTATATGGTTGGACTTCCTTTTCAAAATAaggtttattatttaattaaacaacCTTTTTTTAGATGATAGAAATCACAAACTCGAAGCTAATATAGTTTAGTCAAGTAAATTATACTGAACACACTAACTATGTTAAATTCTTTCAAGAAAACGTCGGTACATTAGTTAAACAAACCCCTGTATATGAAATTGATCAAACATTTGAGTCGGCACAAAACCAAAATCCACATcacaatataaaatatttaaatttgacTTTAGCTAAGATTAATTTCCAATCTGTGCTATACATTTCTGACAGGgacaaacaataataaaatctaACTGTTTGATTTCAGCACGCCAACACGTAAAAAATTGAAACGGGGATATTGTATTCCATAGTAGTTATTATGATTCAAAATCCCATGTCATGTTAGTGTACCATGAAGAAAGAAATTACCATATAAAGGccaacaaaatttatttttaatttatatgcgTTCAGATATTATAAGATCTGATAACATAATTCAGGTCCTAGAATACCCTGTTTTGCCCTATACCTTATTTTTTTACTGTGATTATCCTCATTTATTAAACATTAATAAATGGCTACATGATCTAAAGAGAATCCCTAGCTTTCGCCTCAATCCGTGCAAATTAGAACCCCCAACAAATAATAAAATGGATATAATAGTCGAATCAAATATTACAAACCAAAGTTTCATCAAATAGACATTTTATTCCCATCTCGAGTTAATAATCAATACAAAGCCCATATGGCCATACCCATATGTGTTGTTCCAACATATATTCTACTATCAAGTATACGACAAATATCCAATGATTATATATAGAAACTTGACAAATATCTCATCCTTAAAATGTATGGGATTGGACTGGAGCAAAGATTTTGAAACAATACAAAACAGTATCTTTTTAGGAAtgaaaaactatatatattataGTAGTAGACACAGGCATGAATGATATTTTGCTTTATGTTGGTTTCAACTTAACTTATTGAATATTGGGGGGTGTTTTTTAAGGTATCTATCATTGTATAACATATTTATCATGCATCATATTCACAAATCAATCATCCCGATGGCTTTATTTAACCCCCCCCATTAATCGTATCCAATTGGGTATGAGAAGTACCATTAGTGAGAGGCTCCTCCATTGTGCGACAATCTTGGCTGATTTTGCTGAGAATAGGAGCCATGTCTCTTGGATACACATTCACCTTCAAGCCATCCTTCAGGAACAATGTCAATGACATCTTTTGGTCCACCTTGTGCCCCGGTGCCACCTTGAGCCGATGTCGGAGTAGCACGGCCGCCGCGATCGACTTCATCTGCAAATAAGCCAAATCCTTGCCTAGGCAAATCCTTGGTCCGGCATTAAAGGCGACGAATTGGAATTGATCTTTGGGTTGGAATTTCTTGCCATCCTCGGACAACCATCTTTCTGGCTTGAATTCGAGGCAATCCTCGCCCCAGATGAACTTCATTCGGCCCGTCGAGTAGATGGAGTAGGTGATGCTAGAGCCGGCAGGGACGAACGTTCCATCCGGCAATATGTCGTCACAGACGACGTGCTTCGAGTCTTCCGGCACTGAAGGGTACAGCCTAAGTGTCTCGGATAACGCTGCCTTAAGATATATCAATCGGTCAACTTCTTCAAACACTAGGGGATCTTCGACCCATTTCGAAATATCACTGCCACGCGTTTCCATCAACATGGAGCTCAGTtcaatcaatattttattttccacTCGCGGGTTCAGAATCACCAACCAGAAAAACCAGCTAAGCGCCACCGATGATGTGTCACGTCCAGCTAGGATAAAATTGAGTGCCACGTGTCGTAGGAATTCATCAGTGTAAGACTCCTTTTTCTTCATGAACCTTGATAACAAGTCATCATGTGGGGACCCACCACTTTGCTGACTCATCAACTCGAGTTTACGTGTGTTGATGACTTGGGTCAAGTAATCCTCCACGTGTCCTACGCTTCGGCTCAGGCTGGCCTCCATTCCAAGCCGGAGCCATTTTTTAAATTTCCAAATAAACTCGGGCAAAATAAACCTTTGCAAAGTGGCTTCGGTGGCTCGATCAAAAGCCGACGCGAATCTGTTCTCCGGTAGGCCCGGAGACAAGGTCTGCGGGTCTTTCCCAAAAGTCAAGCCGCATATGTTGTCGAAAGTGAGCCGTAACAAGAGGTCTTGGAGATCAACCGGCTCGCCGGCGCGCTGAGCCGTCTCAAGAATTGGGCAAAACCGATTCTTGATCGCTCGGCTCACCCATCGAGCCATGGCTTGCCTTAGAGTCCTGGTGGTGAACTCCAGTGCGGCAGTCTTACGTTGGAAGAGCCACGTGTCACCATCAGAATTGAAGATGCCTTGACCAAGTAAATCATGGAAAACAGCTTGCCACGTGGGCCCCTTGGGGTAATTATCAAACCTAGCCTTCAAAATGTGCTCTAAATTCTTCGGGTCGCACGTGACCGTCACGAGGCCTTGTTTCCGGCCCAAATACGGAATTGCGCATATACAAGTCTGATATGTGCCGCCGCAGGCCCGAAGATTCTCGGCTATCCATTCATGCATTCTGCTGCTGTTCTGGATTAATCCCGGAAGACTCCCCAAAACGGGCCACATTCTCGGGCCCTTTGACCCTCTTAAATTcctcgtgattgatctgaaccaT comes from the Henckelia pumila isolate YLH828 chromosome 1, ASM3356847v2, whole genome shotgun sequence genome and includes:
- the LOC140888464 gene encoding cytochrome P450 86A22-like — encoded protein: MDASTVLMLSAFVAAYFVWFRSITRNLRGSKGPRMWPVLGSLPGLIQNSSRMHEWIAENLRACGGTYQTCICAIPYLGRKQGLVTVTCDPKNLEHILKARFDNYPKGPTWQAVFHDLLGQGIFNSDGDTWLFQRKTAALEFTTRTLRQAMARWVSRAIKNRFCPILETAQRAGEPVDLQDLLLRLTFDNICGLTFGKDPQTLSPGLPENRFASAFDRATEATLQRFILPEFIWKFKKWLRLGMEASLSRSVGHVEDYLTQVINTRKLELMSQQSGGSPHDDLLSRFMKKKESYTDEFLRHVALNFILAGRDTSSVALSWFFWLVILNPRVENKILIELSSMLMETRGSDISKWVEDPLVFEEVDRLIYLKAALSETLRLYPSVPEDSKHVVCDDILPDGTFVPAGSSITYSIYSTGRMKFIWGEDCLEFKPERWLSEDGKKFQPKDQFQFVAFNAGPRICLGKDLAYLQMKSIAAAVLLRHRLKVAPGHKVDQKMSLTLFLKDGLKVNVYPRDMAPILSKISQDCRTMEEPLTNGTSHTQLDTINGGG